In one Aromatoleum aromaticum EbN1 genomic region, the following are encoded:
- the odhB gene encoding 2-oxoglutarate dehydrogenase complex dihydrolipoyllysine-residue succinyltransferase: MLIEVKVPQLSESVSEATLVSWHKKEGDAVSRDENLIDIETDKVVLETPAPADGVLVKIVKADGENVTSGDLIAQIDTEAKAPAGAKPAEAVQAVAAPAPAVAAATTGGAPSPAARKILEEKGVAAGDVSGTGRGGRVTKEDAVAAQPRAAAPVAAAVRGGDRAEERVPMTRLRARIAERLIQSKNENAILTTFNEVNMAPVMALRKQYGEKFEKAHGVRLGFMGFFVKAAVAALKKYPIINASVDGNDIVYHGYIDIGIAVGSPRGLVVPIIRDADQMSIADIEKKIAEYGQKAKDGKLSLEELTGGTFSISNGGVFGSMLSTPIINPPQSAILGIHATKDRPVVENGQIVIRPINYLALSYDHRIIDGREAVLGLVAMKEALEDPARLILDV; the protein is encoded by the coding sequence ATGCTGATTGAAGTGAAAGTGCCGCAACTGTCGGAATCCGTATCCGAAGCCACGCTGGTATCGTGGCACAAGAAGGAAGGCGACGCGGTGTCGCGCGACGAGAACCTCATCGATATCGAAACCGACAAGGTCGTGCTGGAAACCCCGGCACCGGCCGATGGCGTGCTGGTGAAGATCGTCAAGGCCGACGGCGAGAACGTGACCAGCGGCGACCTGATCGCCCAGATCGACACCGAAGCGAAAGCGCCGGCCGGGGCCAAGCCCGCCGAGGCGGTCCAGGCCGTGGCCGCGCCGGCCCCGGCAGTGGCGGCGGCGACAACCGGCGGAGCGCCGAGCCCCGCTGCACGCAAGATCCTCGAGGAGAAGGGCGTCGCTGCCGGCGACGTTTCCGGCACCGGCCGCGGCGGTCGCGTCACGAAGGAAGACGCGGTTGCCGCCCAGCCGCGCGCTGCTGCGCCGGTCGCGGCGGCAGTTCGAGGTGGCGATCGGGCCGAAGAGCGCGTACCGATGACGCGCCTGCGCGCGCGCATCGCCGAGCGCCTGATCCAGTCGAAGAACGAAAACGCGATCCTGACGACGTTCAACGAAGTCAACATGGCGCCGGTGATGGCGCTGCGCAAGCAGTACGGCGAGAAGTTCGAGAAGGCGCACGGCGTGCGCCTGGGCTTCATGGGTTTCTTCGTCAAGGCCGCGGTCGCCGCGCTGAAGAAATATCCGATCATCAACGCGTCGGTCGATGGCAACGACATCGTCTATCACGGCTACATCGACATCGGCATCGCCGTCGGCAGCCCCCGCGGTCTCGTCGTGCCGATCATTCGTGACGCCGACCAGATGTCGATCGCCGACATCGAGAAGAAGATCGCCGAGTACGGCCAGAAGGCGAAGGACGGCAAGCTGTCGCTCGAAGAGCTCACCGGCGGCACGTTCTCGATCTCGAACGGCGGGGTGTTCGGCTCGATGCTGTCGACGCCGATCATCAACCCGCCGCAGTCCGCGATCCTCGGCATCCACGCCACCAAGGACCGTCCGGTCGTCGAGAACGGCCAGATCGTCATCCGCCCGATCAACTACCTGGCGCTGTCCTACGACCACCGCATCATCGACGGCCGCGAAGCGGTGCTCGGCCTGGTGGCGATGAAGGAAGCGCTGGAAGATCCGGCGCGCCTGATCCTCGACGTCTGA